The nucleotide window GACATTCGAGTCATCTATGCAAAAACCTTGCGTACAATTGATACGACAGACAGAGACAGAGCCCTCAAGGATTTGGAGAAGGAGAAAACGATGAGAAGGAAGATGGAATTGGAAGCAGCTCAGATGAGTTTAAAATACAGAATGGCTATGGAGGAAGTGGATAGAATGAAGGCACAGTTGAGAGTACAACAAGAGAGGGCCAAGACTCAGTCTAGGTAAGATAAGtctaataattatgtatatattttcactaagggctctttttgaaattcccttacacaggaaggtgtgcgccatcctgcagctttcctgtgctagccttcttttgttaaaatcctgtgtgattataacactgcaattagccacttaaacgcgctttcctgggttgtgcgatgagccgtaGTCAGAGTAAATCTTCCCATTtgtcatggaccacttcaaaaggcagggtgtatcactgatgcatataatccatccattttatgaccgagctttcctgaggcgcgcgcttagcgaggggaatcctgccttctttctgtgtgaaaacatgGTAGGGTATTTCGATATGAGCCCTAAATGTGTTACCAATTGATGCTGCACGAAGTCACACCCAAAGATAAGTCTTTAGTTGACAGTCCACCGTATTGCTTTTcaggaaaatgatgaataatcaAAAAATGGGCTGGGAAATCATATTCATTGAGGGGTGCATGTTTTGTTCATATcgtcaaacaaaacaaaacatatttcagtTGCACCtgggttatgagaaaaatatacaCTTTACCGGAtaccaaaatctacattttgacgGAATTAAATGGGTGTAATGAATGTGATTCGGATCAAGCACCtttaaaatttgtaattttgttttcatctttGTGTATTCTAGTTTCACATTTGGCTCCAGCAGTCAACCTAGTACATCATCAAGCAGTGCAAGCGCAAAGGAGAATAAGGGAACCAGCCAAGGGCAATATGTGCTGGATAAACCAATCATGATATCTCAGGTGAGTGCTTCAGTAAATCTGATTCGTCGTCGTATTGTGACGTCAAAATTGATTGTTGACAGGTCAGCTGGTGTTCGCTATCTGTGTTCGGAGCCATGATCAAAAGGATCACAATACAAAGTCAATATGGGTTGCTAACATGTGTGCAAATCAAGCATGAACTAGTAACTAAGGTATGACGTTTTCACTACGACGGTGAATGCCATGCTGCAAAATAAGGATGCTGAAGGGCACCCAttgccatagacactaaatatcgcgcGCTGCAAATCACCATTTTACCCAAATTTGcattcaagtttcagcacttcAACTGATTCATTCGGTACGGGTCGTATATTGTAATGAATTAGTCTTAATTCCTAAAAACGAAAGAGAGGTTATTCAATACCCTGTAAGTATTTCATATTGGTATGAATGATCTTTCAGACTTAGATTGTGATTCGACCACTATTACTATAATACTAGAGAgtaattcgaccactcgcctagcatcatgctagtgaTCGATTGACCACtcacctttaaaatctagacggcaaagCCTGGATTAAGCATCTTGGACCCCAAAGCTCAAGTTAGTGTCAACCCAGAATCACTGAAGTTCCAAACTGTATAAACAATGCAATGGTTTTatatagactggcccccagtctcggttcagtttcatctctggataatgtaacaataaataattacataatgccctatgtaaaaaatgccaaagtcctgtaaccccccccccttattttcttcaattccaaaaacccattcctcttcatccacaaatcgacgccactgattacacacacagtcaaccatgcagcaatattgACTTGTATTATAattgaacgcgaaagtccattgagcgctgattcctcaactggtccaatctgttagagatctcccttccaaataatcgttcaacgaagcacggtgattccgatgtcaattacgaaagccccgccccagtttcaattcaaatatggtagcacaaagctatgtcGCGTGATGCGAcgtaagatcggatgggacacttgtcaacaactgagaggtagtGAGCCCAagctggcacgcgtctgatagacccatggtacgcgcaataataaaaggcaaccacccgactcggacttaggcctattgtccatattgcgtatattatcgcgtgcggtttgcaaatgtttgcacattatttagctgggGAAGACTCTTCAAATATCCcagcgctgccaagctgcgttgattggtcggatacaatatcgttgttttagtcgcttacacaaacgttaatgtagtgaagacatggacgtggtatagacgaatccaaatacacacattcctacacctgactagcagcctttagttgggtagccgtcggcttcAATGCacttaaaatgtgaaatgattcggccttggcggaaattttaaactgcatttcatcacccattTTACACCTTCCgagaaaacacaggtagacaaaagaataatacagtacagttcccttcgacaaaacacacagcatggtctattcgttgttgaagtgacataataatcggattaactatacgcggtatctatgcattgatgtacttgcgaacaaaaggactatgtatatgaatagatgcgacgggattatctccattatatatattattagctattattctattaaccctcctcgtccttgcatcttctctaggtgttaggcggcttttatttgcacaattggacgctcaaaacaccaggttggtgctagcggctacccaaagatgtccgaccaaatcctaaccatgacttggctacttggattcatctatatagaaagattgcgtgaccccaaatctgtaaaagggaactcccacaaaatgctgggaactggaaggcaaatattgcttacagactgggagggtccatgtattgggttgatttttaatgctatgtaatctacattaccagtcgttctccatggacccgagggagggtctatggtTTATACAGTTTGGAACTTCAGTAACTCAAAACCCTATTTATTAACGAGTTACTATAACCTGAGGCTAATTTAAGGCACTGTGTTTGTGTAGGGCGGTAGAAGTGCTTGTATGATACTACTTCTGATGAGCTCTGACTTGATTCTTATTTTAAACTCTTGTTTTTGATACAGAATGGTGGTTGCCGTGTGATGTCCTTTGATGGAGCCAATTATAGTCTGATTGTATCTATGCCATCACCAAACCAACTCTTTCCTGGGTTTGGAGTTAAAAAGGTAGGACATGCTATAATCTGTCGGTCGGCATGACATCACTTGCGATAAATCGCTTCTTCCCAacccattggttgcttttgcctagctttggctgttccatttcgCCCCCTCGGAAATgaaggggacacttaccgttgcactcaatggggggaATCACAAAtcatgccataaaataaatacctctttaTGAAACAATTCCATAAgttcttatcagggaaatcaactttaaataattaccaaagactaggcaaattggtattttctgtgctgagaaaattgacttgaactAAAAGGCTCtttacaaaccaatagggatttcgcgaaggtgtcccctttgacagacgtgagaagtggataagtgcaatacATAGAACAAACCCGACCGAGAGAATGTGACTATATATTGTTCATGTAAAACTATACCACACTcatcctgtggaagattctgggagtatgaatttcaaatggaatgaacacattaggcatttccatttgaaattcaccctcactctgtggaaaattcaggttgaatctttctcagagggtgcatgaCATTCAAATAGacctgcctaatatgttcattctattcaaaattgctactccccttgtggaagatatttccaaaatcttccacaggggtaatatgaattttaaatggaatagcatatTTTGATCATGCTGGCCGTTCATTTTACAGGTCAGTGCAATGGATCTTCGCAGTGCTCAGTACGTTCCCATCCACAGCAAGATGATTCGTGACGTCACTTTTAATGGTCGACACGACGGACTGATGCTTACGGCTTCAGTAGACAAGACTATCAAAATCACAAGTTTAACAAGTAACACAGTTGTACAGACGTAAGTAAATATGATTTAAAGTGTGCATATTATAAAGCTTGAATCTtgtgtatatataatatatatgtgacatgataagGGGAATGAGTAGGATGTCGGTAATACTGTTTCTGAGATATTGGCATTGTTTtataaatgtagcatttgtaaactgccagaaaatgatgtaaaaaaacttcaaattgaaaattgccgacatgtggctcattccccttgatcatgccaCATATACAGTCAGCGTTATAAATAAGTCCTAACAGTTTGTAAACCATGGCTCTATATAGCCAAAGGGAGGGTCTATTTCAAAAATCAAGGTGACAATATAATGAGATAGCAGTGACAGCAATAATGTAGAAATAACCAAGTCAACCTATTGGCACGCTAGTCATAAAATCATATGACAGCCTCGTTGTGAGCGCCATGCTGGTTCTATGCAGCTTTCACTGCCATGGATAGGTatgatcattaaaaaaaatgatatttcacattgaacttgttttgtttagaaaggtgattatttaacttaaaaaatgagggtcaACCATATCTGAAGgacaaaaattagcgaagttatgagCAAATGtattttttccaaattctgtgaccatcattgacggTACCTTAGGGCCTACAGtgaattactgtacaaaacaGCAAGtacatgcaacatttttcagcaccgcgatccattttacagaaaagctattttgaaaaaaaattattatcactgtttgataacttctgtatcagggtataccaattgacactttttgactttctacgtaaagtttctggtgtccaattttcaaattgttgtattttcctatggggattacactcTGTGATCACAAGTAGGAGTTGAATGAGGCCCtttataataagcaatgtgggcaTACCTACCATGTATATCGCTTGACAGAATCATTGTAAATTAATAATGTAAAACAAATATGTCATTTTTGATTTCAGCTACCAAACAGAAGTCCCTGCATGGTGCTGCACCTGGAATACAGATGATGTCAACTACATCTATGCAGGCCTACAGAATGGGACCATACGTATTATCTATGATACGAGGCAGACAGCAATGGAATTAGAAACCCTTAACAAGGATGGATCAAGATGTCCCATTGTGTCACTTAATTATGTACCTGCTGCTCCAGGAACATCATTCTGGTAAGATGCGTATTTATGTTTTATTGTGTACATTATGTGGACAGTGCCTTAAAAAAATCAAAGCAGAAAGACCCATGAAAAAAGCAAAACCACTGGGCATAATACCGTAaatcccgtctacaagcatatagagtgcttctgatgaaagctacattaatccaggcgccattatggagtttgagcaaataaattatggattcaaacatatacaaacaagtattattttaagacccatctattgtattggtatatttacgcttacttcaaattaatttagctttcataaaaaacaccatatatgcttgtagacggggttttacggtatatgtgatcagctccaacaaaacaaaagctatgataatccctattcaatcctgtgtaaagcaggaaactaattggcccattactcagaatagcattttggcaaaaatatcaaggtatcatttgcaaaattatccatatcttgaaaagtattgatgttatttctaaaattttggtatcattttaaagcttattgtgcagtgctttaatttttattcaaatcatgaaatgtcaaaaatgcaacttgttcctgattttgtcagagcgggtcacatatatatTTGTCATCCTATTCTTTCACCTGTATCACCTGTTTTAACCAGCGATAGCACAATAGCACCAAGCCCTATTGTAcaattcgagggttgacaaacagaaggccttaactcacttttggccattttgatattttggtaccaaaataatctgtaatacccacagattcttaaaatcataacccttaactcaattcaacttcccaTTGCatatatagcacaataatactgggTCACATcccaatgcaaaatattatttttactcatttttctcaaaaaggcactttttgagttctgtttgtcaaccctgtttgtcaaccctcgaattgACTGTTTAAAACCGATGAAAGATTAGGATGACGAATATGACCAGTGATTTTTTTCCACTGGTATTTCTGCTTTGTCCACGTCATAATGtgccatttttcttttctttaattgGACTAGAAGTGTTGttatcagggatgtaagtttcCAGCATTAATCTGGAattccggatttttttttcatattttctgcacttttatttattttcagcctgtttgggtctttatagcccaaattcacacgcttttttctaatttttcagGTTTTGTTCTTCAGACCTACTTACATCCCTGTGTTATATACATACAAAGATTGTATTTTAAGCCTTTTGCAACTAAATCTGTCAGTTCAATTAAACCTCACTTGCATCTTTGGTTATTTACAGCTCATCAGGTTTGTTGTCAGGCACTCTTGAAGGCACTACATTCTGGGAAAAGATGGCTGCTGCAGAGTACAGACCACAGAAACAACTTGATGGTAATGACTGGGGTTTCTTAATAAGTTATCACATATCAGGGTTCCCAAAGACTTGAAAgttacagaattttgaaaaatatgaaacgTCATGAAGTTTGATACTACTCACGGAAATTCTCTAACAGGTTAAAAGTTGTGGTACTATAAAGCTATTGAATTCATTTTAAAGAGAAATTCAGGAGTGAttgccaaatagggtgcaactctactggtcttattacaagactgccctaccccaaccctaaccttaaactccataaacgaggactggaccggaccttattcggtaattgtaccaaaattcagaatgcaaaagttgtaaaaaataagtgcaaaggaaaggaaagaaaatgaaaaaatccattgttttttaaaattttaaaatcaatGGGGAAGTAATCAGAAGCTGACTTCAAGTATGTtgtcattgggctatttcagttaatCCATGGAATAAATGGtattaatctcccacatggggtgtagatttcaaatggagtcgcccattcaggccagaaaacccatttgaaatttgcactccctgtgtgggagattaaggtcacatcttccagggggtgtatgaatttcaattggaatgaaaattaatgaaaatttaaaaaaaaagtctgtAGGAACAGTTACATATAGATTTAGTTTTAAGAAGTTCCTATCAAGTTTCAATTTTGGATTTGGAGAATAGACTCATAATAATCTTTAAAATCACATAATGATTCAACAATAAAAACTTGTTATGATAGGCTCATTTAAATGCAAAATATCTTTCTATTGTCAAGATTTGAACAATGAAGAATCCCATCCTCAATCATGTAATTTCTCTTACAGGCAATTGCACCTGTCTCAATTTTGACGTATCTACCAGGCATTGTCTAGCATCCTTCAGACCCAATAAAGCACATCCTGCTACAAGACATGTGGTAagtcaaacaaacacacaacacaaaaagaaactctgCACGTATGTAATCCATCGTAAATCAAAACCTGCatatgttatgacaatttgattgacacagtcgtgtgcagcatcttgttagctctgatttgataccacatttgctatCAAAACCTTTTAAATTAACAACGATCGATTGATAccagtgtttgaaattgtgtgcattttcaaaagttgcaaatcaaaatgacCACACAGTTGGAATTCTATTCATGGCCAAGCTTGCTTGCCTGCAAACAGTGCAAGCAAGGTCTATTAATATatgacttgttttgtgcatacagtaGACCATAGTATAATTGCTGAAATTGCAACTTTACTTCAATTTTACCAGTGATTATTGTGTTATATGCAGCTTCCTTTGTGCATAATAAAATGCACGATCAGACAATACGCATaagtcaaaacataataatgagccACTCTGCACAAGAATTTTTCTAAGTTAGAATTTCTGCATTATTTACACAGATGTGTGAGCTCTTTGTCTGAAGTTAGTAATTATCTCAATAGATTAGGGTTAgatttatggttaggattagggattgGATTATGATTATGGTTAGGATGGTGGCAGCTTAAACAGATTGGAAGGTTCCGTGCCTGAGCCTTCTGAGCATGCTCAGAATTCAGCTGACACTGGCAGACTGTTCAGACTTGGCGACATTGGTCATCCGAGCATACAACTTCCTTTTGCATACATGTATGCTCACGCTATTTGCACTATTTTGGGGTTCGCTAATGCACCCATCACTTGTCGGTGATCCTCGTGGGCAACATGCCTTCCTTTCGCGGTATGGGTAGCAATGGTAATAAAGTTGCCCCCACTTTCATGTTGGATGCACACATTTTGTTATGCCTTCACCGAATTCTGCATTATTTACACAGATGTGTGAGCTCAAATCCAACCAGCTAGGAGGTGAAGGTGCACTAGTCACATGCAATGCTGTACAGACTCTGTATGGTGGTACTACAATGAAGTTATTAACCAAATCGGCTCTCTATAATGGCCCAGGAGGAAATGGACAACTCCTAGTGGCCGCTGGAGATGAGGCTAGCTGTTCGGTAAGTTGCAATAAtggtagactgctttgcattcccttttggataaacaattcataccattccatgcataaaacacaacacatccccagaCCCCAGTGACCATTCTGCCCAGAGGAAAAGCTGGAACCACCTTtttgtgatgtcaaaattcccgcaattttatttattttcagctcaTTTTCAGGCGTTTTATCCAATTGTACGGGCTTTTTCAATGAATGTGTAGTTTATGCTCTATTTGGCATATATGACCATGTGATCCACCTTATCTTATCACATAGGCTCAACCTCTTTCAGTtccaatctgagatgaatgttaatgaagtaaaaatcaaagTGGGTGGTAattcttaaccaataacagataggcaagcatacatgtttatctTTAAATGCATTATGCACATGCATAAAACCCAACCCATGTGGTCCAGCTGGGTCAACATAAACCACAGGGTCTGTGCATATACAACCAAGGCTGCATTTTTAATGAGATAGCATCATAACCAGTATTAATAGAGTGCATCGTCCATTGTATATTCCAAATAAAGTAGACCATTTTTTCATGGGTAGCTAGCTGTTGGTTTGGTGGCCTTTCCATGGTCAGATGGATGattaaaatggtctactaaaATGGACTACAATAATGGTAGCTaaggcaaaaacaaacaaacaaaagaacaaaatcaaatgttttaatGCTGCTGCGCACTTTGcaggggttttttttgtttataaaaatgCTGGTAATTTTCCTCCTATTTTTTGGTCTGtatgtggcctctcacaccccggGTTTATAAACTTGTACTGACAAAATTgtgttctttgttttctttcGCAGGCTTTTGTATGGGATGCAAACACTGGAATCAAAACACAGAAGTTGTCAGTGAATGCAGCGGTCCTTGATGTGTGCCCATTTACATTTAATAGACATCACTACTTGGCTTGTCTTACTGAAAAACAGGTGAAATTATACAGATGGCAAGGCCAagcttaactctctccatgcaggtgtcgactgcagatgacaagtgtcaaattttgttttaaaaattccaaaatttcagatatgtaaattttcatgaccatatttggaatcagcatgaaaaatgcattaaaatgagtacaaacaagcctagtattggttcagtggtttttatggagaaaatatctcaaaacctaggctttttatgttgaagcctattgtCATCATGTAGAGTATTAATAAAGGAGGcagtatgtggtgtgatcaagcaccGCAAAATCAGTTGGTCATGTATTCAATATCAGTTTGGATTGGATTGTAACGAGCATTTGTAaaactacattttgcagaaaaccccattgaaattggacaacttgttcaaaagatatgaacagttaaagagtttccaaaacaacaggaaacaaaaggaagtatttcctttgttTTGGCATATCTTAAAATCAAGATTTCCGATTTtaactgatttggcttgatcacatcacattatgtTGTATGCTATTGAGTCCTGGCCTGTACGCAGGGTTTATGGTGGTGTGGGACTTCCTAAaaatatattccatttaaaatccacactacccctgtggatgattttggaaatatcttccacagggggagtatgaatttcaaatagaatgaacacattagtaaTTTCCATTTAAAAgtcgccctccctctgtggaagattcaggttgaatctttctcagagggtgtatgaaattcaaatagagctgcctgatatgttcattctatttaaaattcatactccccctgtggaagatatttcaacatcgtccacaggggtagtgtggattttaaatggactaGCCCATTGCATCTTAAAGGCTTGGTaatatacactctaaatttcaaggttttaaaataaatcttaaggGACTGTGATTTTTCCAATCATGTATCTTGAAATTGGttggtccctaattacaatcctaaggatttattttaaaatccttgtaatttagagtgtttaAAGCTTCTCACAAGAACGTAAGACTATTTAATAGTGATTATTTCTAAAACATGAATATGAGAGTTGAAGGTACCACAAGACTTTTCCAGTAAATTTAAAATGATGACTACAGACACAGATGTGCCTAGGAAATGTCATATCCAAAATGTTTTTCTACTTTAAGTTTTGAATAAGAAGAGATCCTTATTTGGATATAAGTGGAACAATTGAAATGTTTAGAAAAGAAAGTTTTGACTTGAACACTGCCTTTTTTTCAGAAGATGTTGCTTGTGCGCTATGATAATTCTCTGTCTATAGATGGCATAGTCCTGTACGTATGATCTTGTAGGAAATCTTGAATGATGTTGTAAGACAGGCCTGGAAAAAACAGGCAAATTGGCAATCTCCTTGTCgggaaatttggtcatttggaggAAATTTGTTACGATGTTGCTCTGTCTCCTTAGGCACAAGTCATAATTAAATGGACTATGATATCTTTAGACAGAATTATCCTGGTGAATTAGTAAAGCGCCAcaatctgctgaagacgctagttgaTCAAGCGAAAAACATTTCAGGTGAGGGAAAAAAGTGCAGTATTAAGGgtttggtcacccacctttgcacagtatttttatgggacctgagagcacatcagacacaattgcattctgaatatgaggaatgtcctgatgatattaaataatttttatttttatttattttttttggaatttgtgatataatacaaattttatggcaaattattaaaaattgaaatttttgacatctataaacagtcatcaaagtaaacttaaatttgtaaacattaatttgatgactgttaaatgtcaaaaattgtccatttttaatcatttcccgtcaaatttgtattatatcgtgattaaaaaaaaaatcaaaattatttgatatcatcaggacattactcgtattcagaatgcaatttggtgtctgatgtactctcaggtcccacataAACACTGTTCAAAGATGGGTAACCGAGCCAGTATGTCAAAACTTATTTTATTtagaccaagtaaaataaataacatgtatattgtcTCCGCCCAC belongs to Amphiura filiformis chromosome 18, Afil_fr2py, whole genome shotgun sequence and includes:
- the LOC140140090 gene encoding E3 ubiquitin-protein ligase rfwd3.S-like produces the protein MSSDSETLFDSGSETELEIDDDSDEEPELVVLPAAAANEPDSDGSSEFDDSGSTVLLLSSNDTDIELEDITDDETNTNRQNNVQRESTNESTGIGDEGAGPSHRSQSETREVSQVPRTTQSERTFHVNEGAGPSHVFTDNQSHSMSEMSRTSQSERILDEGAGPSHISASSSQRNQPHHSDLYHRIESSNQSQSLNVGTSQSGAVAIQRILSGNQAGLSSELISQSESRPSSSTNQPTNQSRPSSSTNQPTNQDTDERVETEEEDPMEAEVLTLEAPSRNDSLQDFKSPAKKSTNKGDGDKDEGGSDDDAETCIICYEPWTNSGIHRLASLRCGHLFGQSCIEKWLKGQGGKCPQCNSKAKKADIRVIYAKTLRTIDTTDRDRALKDLEKEKTMRRKMELEAAQMSLKYRMAMEEVDRMKAQLRVQQERAKTQSSFTFGSSSQPSTSSSSASAKENKGTSQGQYVLDKPIMISQNGGCRVMSFDGANYSLIVSMPSPNQLFPGFGVKKVSAMDLRSAQYVPIHSKMIRDVTFNGRHDGLMLTASVDKTIKITSLTSNTVVQTYQTEVPAWCCTWNTDDVNYIYAGLQNGTIRIIYDTRQTAMELETLNKDGSRCPIVSLNYVPAAPGTSFCSSGLLSGTLEGTTFWEKMAAAEYRPQKQLDGNCTCLNFDVSTRHCLASFRPNKAHPATRHVMCELKSNQLGGEGALVTCNAVQTLYGGTTMKLLTKSALYNGPGGNGQLLVAAGDEASCSAFVWDANTGIKTQKLSVNAAVLDVCPFTFNRHHYLACLTEKQVKLYRWQGQA